The Dunckerocampus dactyliophorus isolate RoL2022-P2 chromosome 1, RoL_Ddac_1.1, whole genome shotgun sequence genome has a segment encoding these proteins:
- the LOC129193904 gene encoding gastrula zinc finger protein XlCGF57.1-like has translation MSALSNGAGGQEVSEERLPSEQQEWNSRMEEKEPQPPHIKEEEKEPQPLHIKDEPEEPQPPHLKVEETHSHHFREEEEEPQHFHVKEDKQDPHPPHIKEEEEEPQPPYVGEEEEDHSISQEKHEIMVEFPVVVPVSSEDDEDKDQEHFPCSVCGKTFSRKCSLKRHTETHTHSACSVCGKGFIDKSHLKEHTRIHTEEKQFPCSLCGKRFSQKGNLKLHKIVHAGEKPFPCMVCGKTFSQKGNLKLHTVVHTGEKPFSCLLCGKRFSQKRSLKIHTSVHTGEKPFPCTVCGKGFYDKSGLKTHTRLHTGEKPFPCMVCGERFSQKGNLKIHENVHSREKSFACSVCAREFTTKSNLRTHTKIHTGEKPFSCTVCGKRFSQKRSLKIHTSVHTGEKPFSCTVCGKGFYDKSGLQIHTRVHTGEKPFLCTECGERFSHKSNLNIHTRVHTGEKPFACSVCARGFTKKSYLRAHTKIHTGEKPFSCSLCGKRFSRKVGLTTHTRVHTGD, from the coding sequence aagTCAGTGAAGAACGTCTTCCCtctgagcagcaggagtggaatTCCAGGATGGAGGAGAAGGAACCACAGCCCCCCcatattaaagaggaagagaaggAACCACAGCCCCTTCACATTAAAGATGAAccggaggagccacagccccctcaCTTGAAAGTAGAAGAAACACACTCACACCATTttagagaggaagaggaggagccacagcatttccatgTTAAAGAGGACAAGCAGGATCCACATCCCcctcacattaaagaggaagaggaggagccacagccaccCTATGttggagaggaagaggaggatcacagcatcagtcaggagaaGCATGAAATAATGGTGGAGTTTCCGGTTGTTGTCCCTGTGAGTAGTGAGGATGATGAGGACAAAGATCAGGAACATTTTCCTTGCTCGGTGTGTGGTAAAACATTCTCTCGAAAATGTtctttaaaaagacacacagagacacacacacattctgcctgctcagtttgtggcaaaGGATTCATTGataagtcacatttgaaagaacacacaagaatacacactgaagAGAAACAGTTTCCTTGCTCactgtgtggtaaaagattctctcagaaAGGCAATTTAAAATTACACAAAATTGTACAcgctggagagaaaccttttccttgcatgGTGTGTGGTAAAACATTCTCCCAGAAAGGTAATTTAAAATTACACACAGTTGTACACACTGGCgagaaacctttttcttgcttgctgtgtggtaaaagattctctcaaaaaCGTAGtttgaaaatacacacaagtgtacacactggagagaaaccttttccttgcacggtgtgtggtaaaggATTCTATGACAAATCtggtttaaaaacacacacaagactacacactggagagaaaccttttccttgcatgGTGTGTGGTGAAAGGTTCTCTCAGAAGGGGAacttaaaaatacatgaaaatgtacACTCTCGAGAGAAATCTTTTGCCTGCTCCGTTTGTGCTAGAGAATTCACTACAAAGTCAAAtttgagaacacacacaaaaatacacactggagagaaacctttttcttgtacagtgtgtggtaaaagattctctcagaaACGTagtttaaaaatacacacaagtgtacacactggagagaaacctttttcttgcacagtgtgtggtaaaggatTCTATGACAAATCTGgtttacaaatacacacaagagtacacactggagagaaacctttcctTTGCACGGagtgtggtgaaagattctCTCACAAGAGTAATTTAAACATACATACACGTgtacacacaggagagaaaccttttgcaTGCTCAGTTTGTGCTCGAGGATTCACTAAGAAGTCATATTTGAGAGcgcacacaaaaatacacactggagagaaacctttttcttgttcgctgtgtggtaaaagattttcTCGAAAAGTTGgtttaacaacacacacaagagtACACACTGGAGACTAA